A part of Planococcus sp. MB-3u-03 genomic DNA contains:
- a CDS encoding type I restriction enzyme endonuclease domain-containing protein: MEQRDRTVMRYFDGLTKNQREEAILRLKDEDVRAEFDQAYKRFAESMDKVMPSPKAEPFINDLKHAGLIRQLAKSRFSVDDGLDIADCGEKVRQLVHKYLLSEGIEVRDPIQLLDSRFKEEIENNTKPETKAAQIEHAIKKEISVKIEQDEVYYTKVSDRLKDLLQRFKDRQMTIDELIKEQLNLREELVQKAMGKTESGLTSEQEPYFNKLVEVYEGEHDESTLKEWAIEVHQYFEERVTQIPDWKSKLDFKRRLNAELKILLLKKTKKMDDANMLVGYFGALAETQY, from the coding sequence TTGGAACAACGTGATCGAACCGTCATGCGTTATTTTGATGGTCTCACTAAAAACCAACGAGAAGAAGCTATCTTACGTTTAAAAGACGAAGATGTCCGAGCAGAATTTGACCAAGCCTATAAACGCTTTGCAGAGAGTATGGATAAAGTTATGCCAAGTCCAAAAGCCGAGCCATTTATCAATGACTTAAAACATGCTGGGCTCATTCGGCAGCTCGCCAAATCTCGATTCTCAGTAGACGATGGATTGGACATTGCGGATTGCGGTGAAAAAGTACGTCAACTCGTTCATAAGTATTTGCTGTCAGAGGGCATTGAGGTACGGGATCCGATTCAATTACTCGATAGTCGGTTTAAAGAAGAAATTGAGAATAACACCAAACCGGAAACAAAAGCTGCCCAAATTGAACATGCTATTAAGAAAGAAATTAGTGTGAAAATTGAACAGGACGAAGTGTATTATACGAAGGTTTCGGATCGGTTAAAGGATCTACTCCAACGGTTTAAAGATCGCCAAATGACGATTGATGAATTGATTAAAGAACAATTAAACTTACGAGAAGAATTGGTTCAAAAAGCGATGGGAAAAACAGAAAGTGGCCTTACTTCTGAACAAGAACCTTACTTCAACAAATTAGTGGAAGTATATGAAGGCGAGCACGATGAAAGCACGTTAAAAGAATGGGCAATTGAAGTACATCAGTATTTTGAGGAACGAGTCACACAGATTCCGGACTGGAAATCGAAATTGGATTTCAAACGAAGATTGAATGCTGAACTGAAGATTTTATTATTAAAAAAGACTAAGAAGATGGACGATGCTAATATGCTGGTAGGATATTTCGGAGCTTTGGCAGAAACGCAATATTAA
- a CDS encoding Mu transposase C-terminal domain-containing protein, with product MQNVPPPLTGSSEEQRQTAMAKYQIIAPYLQSEKTLTSIAKETGIAKRTLHYWVQGYDQFGLKGLIRKTRSDSGSLQVSPEIVSAIERLILKYRRSSLTSIHRMICVQCQEKGWQQPSYYQVDKISKSLSESLKVLAHQGQKAYENQFDLIHRREASYPNEIWQADHTLLDILVMNEKGKPERPWLTVILDEFSRAVAGFYVTFQAPSAIQTALTLHQAIWRKQNKDWSICGIPEQFYTDHGSDFTSNHLEQVAIDLKIYLVFSAIGKPRGRGKIERFFLSINQLLLQDLPGYLGNGIQAKLLTLNELEEKVGEFIVYNYHQRIHSTTKKEPILMWNADGFLPNMPESLESLDLLLLHVAKARKVHSDGIHFQALRFIDPNLAAYVGESVVIRYDPRDLAEIRVFHEDRYLCTAICPEIAGYTVNLKEIVAARNQRRRMLKGQLKPETTVIEEIVQSKQTVEDTGKPAPLKSTLKRYFNE from the coding sequence ATGCAGAACGTACCACCTCCTTTAACTGGCTCTTCAGAAGAACAACGACAAACAGCCATGGCCAAGTATCAAATCATTGCACCCTATCTGCAATCCGAGAAAACACTGACGAGTATTGCAAAAGAAACAGGCATCGCCAAAAGAACGTTGCATTATTGGGTTCAAGGTTACGACCAGTTCGGATTGAAAGGGTTAATCCGAAAAACGAGAAGCGATTCGGGTTCTCTGCAGGTCAGTCCCGAAATTGTCTCAGCGATTGAACGATTGATTTTGAAGTACAGAAGAAGTTCATTGACCTCCATTCATCGAATGATCTGTGTGCAATGCCAGGAAAAAGGCTGGCAACAACCAAGTTATTATCAAGTGGACAAAATTTCAAAGTCGCTCTCGGAAAGTTTGAAAGTATTGGCCCATCAAGGTCAAAAAGCATATGAAAACCAGTTTGATCTAATCCACCGCAGAGAAGCCAGCTACCCCAACGAAATCTGGCAAGCCGACCATACACTTCTCGATATTCTAGTAATGAATGAAAAAGGAAAGCCAGAGCGACCTTGGTTAACCGTTATTTTAGACGAGTTTAGTCGCGCTGTAGCCGGTTTTTATGTAACTTTCCAAGCACCTTCAGCTATTCAAACGGCACTTACACTGCATCAGGCAATCTGGCGTAAACAAAACAAAGACTGGTCCATCTGTGGGATTCCCGAACAATTTTATACGGACCATGGCAGTGACTTTACATCGAATCACTTAGAGCAAGTAGCAATCGACTTGAAAATATACCTTGTGTTCTCGGCCATTGGAAAACCAAGAGGACGAGGGAAAATCGAGCGCTTCTTTTTAAGCATCAACCAGTTGCTGTTGCAAGATTTACCGGGTTATTTGGGGAATGGGATTCAAGCGAAATTGCTGACGTTAAATGAGCTTGAAGAAAAAGTCGGCGAGTTCATTGTTTACAATTATCATCAGCGTATCCACAGTACAACAAAAAAAGAACCCATTCTTATGTGGAATGCTGATGGATTTTTGCCGAATATGCCTGAGAGCTTAGAAAGCCTTGATTTACTTCTGTTGCATGTTGCCAAAGCGAGAAAAGTTCACTCAGACGGGATTCACTTTCAAGCTTTGCGCTTCATCGATCCCAATCTTGCTGCGTATGTCGGTGAATCGGTTGTGATTCGTTACGATCCACGTGACCTAGCTGAAATCCGAGTCTTTCATGAGGATCGCTATTTATGTACAGCCATCTGTCCGGAAATTGCTGGTTATACAGTCAACCTAAAAGAAATTGTAGCTGCCCGAAATCAACGGAGACGTATGTTGAAAGGGCAGCTTAAGCCGGAGACCACTGTCATTGAAGAGATAGTTCAGTCTAAACAAACAGTAGAAGATACTGGAAAACCTGCCCCACTCAAGTCAACCTTGAAGAGGTATTTCAATGAATAA
- a CDS encoding M48 family metallopeptidase, with the protein MKQTLVFGNTRILYTVSDSKNRKTLNIAVKDGQVLITIPSGTKAEVYEPLIRKKAPWILKQLADYEEIKINSRQIRFQSGEKLPYLGRHYRLYVTKAAVSTSSLAFSQGRFQAIINKDLSLEEQRDQLYPLYMNWIREKGQHFAEKRVERFVQRLGKAPSGIAVRNMEKRWGSCTPQQKILLNWRIFLAPVSMVDYVLAHEVAHLKELNHTSAYWETLRMLIPDYEERKEWLRINSNQLYI; encoded by the coding sequence ATGAAACAAACACTTGTTTTTGGTAACACAAGAATTTTATACACTGTATCCGACTCTAAAAATCGAAAGACTTTAAATATCGCCGTTAAAGATGGTCAAGTTTTGATTACTATTCCTTCAGGAACAAAGGCTGAAGTGTATGAACCACTTATACGAAAGAAAGCTCCATGGATTTTGAAACAGCTTGCAGATTATGAAGAAATAAAAATAAATAGCCGGCAGATTCGTTTTCAATCAGGTGAAAAGCTCCCTTATCTTGGACGTCATTATCGCTTGTATGTAACTAAAGCGGCTGTTTCGACTTCATCTTTAGCCTTTTCACAGGGGAGATTCCAGGCAATTATCAATAAGGATTTATCCTTAGAAGAACAAAGAGACCAGTTATATCCTCTCTATATGAATTGGATTCGAGAAAAAGGACAGCACTTTGCCGAGAAACGTGTAGAACGCTTCGTTCAACGCTTGGGAAAAGCACCTAGTGGAATTGCTGTACGTAACATGGAAAAACGATGGGGAAGCTGCACACCTCAACAAAAAATTTTATTAAACTGGCGTATCTTTTTGGCCCCTGTGTCTATGGTCGACTATGTACTGGCTCATGAAGTCGCGCATTTGAAAGAATTAAATCACACGTCTGCTTACTGGGAAACGCTTCGCATGTTAATTCCTGATTACGAAGAGCGCAAAGAATGGCTTCGTATTAATAGCAATCAATTATATATATAA
- a CDS encoding type I restriction endonuclease subunit R, with amino-acid sequence MRDPYEMTEVEVPLIEQLQSYGYTYLTGAEIDDRKERRATGSFVLEKRFVQAVRKLNPWINESNLDKILGEFTIIAEPDDFVANQSVHNKLFGHGLVAQQDLGTGKKSHTVQLFDFEQIENNDFLVVNQIRYENAKGTIKPDVVLYINGLPLVVIECKSPKLKWDKQLPEGVKQFNRYQETHPKLFWYNQMLIVTSRDRARIGTIGARPQHYGLWKDPYPLTIEEVGSERPQDILVAATLRKEAVLDLMWNFIVYDGKVKKLARYQQYRAVNKTIERMLTEHKPENRGGVVWHTQGSGKSLTMVFLAMKLRRLKELENPMLVIVTDRQDLDNQITKTFNNCNFPNPTQARSVTDLQQQLSKGPGTTIMTLIQKFQGAEEDGTGFPIVSKSSNIIVMTDESHRSQYKGLALNMRKALPNASFIAFTGTPIDQKKRSTTGKFGSYIDKYTIEQAVADGATVPIMYESRLPQLQVKGETLDELFKRVFHEYDEDGRERIKQKYVNEELVLTSPDRMEQIAIDLVQHFEQHILVNGYKAQVVAVSRAAAVKYKELIDLYAGGNFEAAVIFSAGQNDVKEMREYHITKQEEKDLIERFKKPFHEDKLAMLIVCDKLLTGFDAPIEQVMYLDRPLREHNLLQAVARTNRKYDENKHYGLIVDYFGVSRFLDEALEILVRMM; translated from the coding sequence ATGCGTGACCCCTACGAAATGACAGAAGTCGAAGTCCCTTTGATTGAACAACTTCAAAGTTACGGTTATACATACTTAACAGGCGCAGAAATCGACGATCGCAAAGAACGAAGAGCCACAGGCAGCTTTGTTTTAGAGAAACGATTTGTGCAAGCTGTACGGAAACTTAATCCTTGGATAAATGAGTCTAACCTCGATAAAATACTAGGTGAATTCACCATCATTGCAGAACCGGATGATTTTGTAGCCAATCAATCGGTCCATAATAAACTTTTTGGACACGGTCTTGTGGCCCAACAAGACTTAGGTACGGGGAAGAAAAGTCATACCGTTCAGCTCTTTGATTTTGAACAAATCGAAAATAATGATTTCTTAGTAGTGAATCAAATTCGCTACGAAAATGCGAAAGGAACCATCAAGCCCGATGTGGTTCTTTACATCAATGGGCTTCCTTTGGTGGTAATTGAATGCAAAAGTCCAAAGTTAAAGTGGGACAAGCAATTGCCAGAAGGCGTCAAGCAGTTTAACCGTTATCAAGAAACACATCCCAAACTCTTCTGGTACAATCAGATGCTAATTGTTACCAGTCGGGACCGCGCGAGAATAGGAACTATAGGAGCGCGTCCTCAACATTACGGACTTTGGAAAGATCCGTATCCGTTAACAATCGAAGAAGTGGGAAGTGAACGTCCGCAAGATATATTAGTGGCTGCAACCCTGCGAAAAGAAGCAGTACTTGATTTGATGTGGAATTTCATCGTCTATGATGGCAAGGTAAAGAAGTTGGCACGGTATCAACAATACCGTGCCGTGAACAAAACCATTGAACGAATGCTGACGGAACATAAGCCGGAAAATCGTGGGGGTGTAGTATGGCACACACAGGGTTCAGGAAAATCGTTAACGATGGTTTTTCTAGCAATGAAATTAAGGCGCTTGAAAGAGCTTGAGAATCCAATGTTAGTGATTGTTACCGATCGTCAGGACTTGGACAATCAAATTACTAAAACGTTTAACAATTGCAATTTCCCGAATCCAACTCAAGCAAGGTCTGTTACGGATTTACAGCAACAGCTCTCAAAAGGGCCTGGAACCACCATCATGACCTTGATTCAGAAATTCCAAGGGGCGGAAGAGGATGGGACTGGTTTTCCGATTGTCTCAAAATCCAGCAATATCATTGTCATGACCGATGAATCGCATCGTTCTCAATACAAAGGCTTAGCACTCAATATGCGAAAGGCGTTGCCAAACGCTTCGTTTATTGCATTTACCGGAACGCCAATTGATCAAAAGAAGCGATCAACGACCGGAAAGTTCGGTTCATATATTGATAAGTACACCATTGAACAGGCCGTTGCAGATGGCGCAACGGTTCCTATTATGTACGAGTCTCGCTTACCCCAATTGCAGGTAAAAGGGGAAACGTTGGATGAGTTATTTAAACGGGTATTCCATGAGTACGATGAAGACGGTCGAGAAAGAATCAAACAGAAATACGTGAATGAAGAGTTGGTTCTAACGTCTCCAGATAGGATGGAGCAGATAGCAATCGATCTGGTGCAGCATTTCGAACAGCATATCTTGGTGAATGGCTATAAGGCTCAAGTCGTGGCGGTATCTCGTGCAGCTGCTGTGAAGTACAAAGAGTTGATTGATTTATATGCTGGTGGAAATTTTGAAGCAGCCGTTATTTTTTCTGCTGGTCAGAATGACGTCAAAGAAATGCGAGAGTATCACATTACGAAACAAGAAGAGAAGGATCTGATTGAGCGATTTAAGAAGCCGTTTCATGAAGACAAGCTGGCGATGCTGATTGTCTGTGATAAATTACTGACAGGATTTGATGCACCAATTGAGCAAGTGATGTATTTGGACCGACCATTACGAGAGCATAACTTGCTGCAAGCTGTTGCCAGGACTAATCGGAAATACGACGAAAACAAACATTACGGATTAATTGTTGATTACTTTGGTGTTTCTCGCTTTCTCGATGAAGCCTTGGAAATTTTAGTTCGAATGATGTAA
- a CDS encoding restriction endonuclease subunit S, protein MVIEFKNTPEGYKSTELGDIPLDWSIKSIDEIGRVYGGLSGKSKEDFEMGDSKFISYKNVFDNFFIDTNKLLPVNIKLGEKQNKVQEGDIIFTGSSETANEAGMSSVLINKVNHDIYLNSFCFGLRTKPNVLNPYFSGYLFRSFNFRKEIFSLAQGSTRFNISKSNFLKLKVIIPPIKEQQKIAEILLAADKQIEKTELLVQKTKEFKKGLMQNLLTKGVGHTQFKSSDLGEIPIEWNVVQFNDICSRIIVGIASSTSQYYTTEKAVPILRNQNIKENKIRAKDVLYITKEFDEMNYKKRLRKGDILTVRTGYPGLTAVVPSEFEEAQSFTTLISSPNPVLANSHYLAYYMNSEIGKKDLTGLSAGGAQQNLNVRSLSTFKLKLPPLAEQAQIVDVLSSIDTQIEIYEKEKGKQIELKKALMQQLLTGKLRVTV, encoded by the coding sequence ATGGTTATTGAGTTTAAAAATACACCTGAAGGTTATAAATCTACAGAGTTAGGGGACATACCTTTAGATTGGAGTATAAAAAGTATTGATGAAATAGGAAGAGTTTATGGAGGATTGTCTGGTAAGTCAAAAGAAGATTTTGAAATGGGTGATTCTAAATTCATTTCTTATAAAAATGTTTTTGATAACTTTTTTATAGACACTAATAAACTGTTGCCAGTAAATATCAAATTAGGAGAAAAACAGAATAAAGTTCAGGAAGGCGATATAATTTTCACTGGCTCTTCAGAAACCGCTAATGAAGCTGGAATGAGTTCCGTGCTAATTAATAAAGTTAATCATGATATTTACCTGAATAGTTTTTGTTTTGGTTTGAGAACTAAACCTAACGTATTAAATCCTTACTTTTCTGGATATCTGTTTAGAAGTTTTAATTTTAGAAAAGAGATATTTTCTTTAGCTCAAGGTTCGACTAGATTCAATATTTCTAAATCAAATTTTTTGAAATTAAAAGTTATTATTCCACCAATAAAAGAACAGCAAAAAATTGCTGAAATCTTATTGGCTGCAGATAAGCAAATCGAAAAAACCGAGCTACTTGTCCAAAAAACAAAAGAATTTAAAAAAGGTTTAATGCAAAATCTTCTAACAAAGGGTGTAGGGCATACACAATTCAAATCCTCAGATTTAGGGGAGATTCCAATCGAATGGAACGTTGTTCAGTTCAATGATATTTGCTCAAGGATTATAGTAGGGATAGCTTCCTCTACTTCTCAGTACTATACTACAGAAAAAGCAGTGCCTATTTTACGAAATCAAAATATCAAGGAAAATAAAATAAGAGCAAAAGATGTTCTTTATATAACAAAAGAATTCGATGAAATGAATTACAAAAAGCGCTTAAGAAAAGGTGATATATTGACTGTAAGAACAGGATATCCTGGACTTACAGCAGTTGTACCGAGTGAATTTGAAGAAGCTCAATCTTTTACTACATTAATTAGTAGCCCGAATCCAGTATTAGCAAATTCCCATTACCTGGCTTACTATATGAACTCTGAAATAGGAAAAAAAGATTTAACAGGATTGTCAGCTGGTGGAGCGCAACAAAATTTAAACGTAAGATCCTTAAGTACATTTAAATTGAAGTTACCCCCTCTGGCTGAGCAAGCGCAGATAGTTGATGTCTTATCTTCCATTGATACACAAATCGAGATATATGAAAAAGAAAAAGGAAAACAAATAGAGTTGAAAAAAGCTTTGATGCAACAATTACTGACCGGGAAGTTACGGGTAACGGTGTAA
- a CDS encoding SIR2 family protein — translation MDKLFQYVRELTDASRNGKLVFFVGAGVSTLSDYPQWSKLVDKYHLELYGKVKKEKYSADDYLRIPQIFHDVKGEEAYNQILEETFSVDKSTNPIHDKILAMNPAHIISTNYDDLIEKTCWKRGKYFSVISAEDDVAYATSPKYLLKVHGDFRRGYTGEHIVLKESDYMNFEQDRPLISNLMKTIMATHTIVFIGYGLGDYNINSLLNWVKTLQKEGYNKPFFIRTDPTPIEENIAIYYERKGLRILDAAGIADTAESDYTGRYNSVMDLLIESRDNNLLATNDDAISYLYEKLQPLFKLKAIRKNDLNHVFEKDYDFSVHGTVTPFKNKAFGYMEKFFEIKKSVGEVFSDNLKPQFNEISSFFEENGVYHLSGDREAEIEMKPFDISNPAYHWDTDEIEKVIHIQNDDLEENYRKAFILASIGKWEEAYNLYSELLLQSIEESNWWIHYLSQINRFWIYQSIVQMDKQLDLQEL, via the coding sequence ATGGATAAATTATTTCAATATGTTCGAGAATTAACCGATGCCTCAAGAAATGGAAAACTTGTGTTTTTTGTAGGTGCTGGCGTTTCAACGCTTTCTGATTATCCTCAATGGAGTAAGCTAGTTGATAAGTATCACCTGGAACTCTACGGCAAAGTGAAAAAAGAAAAATATTCAGCTGATGATTATCTACGAATCCCTCAAATCTTCCATGATGTAAAAGGAGAAGAAGCATATAATCAAATACTTGAAGAAACATTTTCAGTAGACAAATCGACAAATCCTATTCATGACAAGATACTAGCTATGAATCCAGCACATATTATTTCAACTAACTATGACGACTTGATTGAAAAAACTTGCTGGAAACGTGGAAAGTATTTCAGCGTAATCAGCGCTGAAGACGACGTAGCATACGCTACTTCTCCAAAGTATTTGTTAAAAGTGCATGGTGATTTTAGAAGAGGATATACAGGAGAACATATAGTTTTAAAGGAAAGTGACTATATGAATTTCGAGCAAGATCGCCCCTTAATCAGTAATCTTATGAAAACGATTATGGCTACACATACAATCGTTTTTATTGGATATGGTTTAGGGGACTACAATATTAATTCATTACTCAATTGGGTAAAAACGCTGCAAAAAGAGGGATACAATAAACCATTTTTTATTCGAACAGATCCTACGCCCATCGAGGAGAACATTGCAATTTATTATGAAAGAAAAGGGTTGCGAATTTTAGATGCAGCCGGAATAGCTGATACTGCTGAGTCGGACTATACGGGTCGTTATAACAGTGTTATGGATTTATTGATTGAATCACGTGACAATAATTTATTAGCCACTAACGATGATGCCATTAGCTACCTTTATGAAAAACTTCAACCTCTATTTAAGCTGAAAGCAATTCGTAAGAATGATTTGAACCATGTTTTCGAAAAAGACTACGATTTTTCGGTACATGGAACTGTAACACCTTTTAAAAATAAAGCGTTTGGTTACATGGAAAAGTTTTTTGAAATCAAAAAAAGTGTCGGAGAAGTTTTTTCCGATAATTTAAAACCGCAGTTCAATGAAATTTCAAGTTTTTTTGAAGAGAATGGCGTTTATCATTTATCAGGAGACAGAGAAGCAGAAATTGAAATGAAGCCTTTTGACATTAGTAATCCAGCATATCATTGGGATACAGATGAGATAGAAAAAGTTATTCATATTCAAAATGATGACCTCGAAGAAAATTATAGAAAGGCATTCATTTTAGCGTCAATTGGCAAGTGGGAAGAAGCATACAACTTATATTCCGAGCTTCTTCTGCAATCAATCGAAGAGTCAAATTGGTGGATTCATTACCTTTCACAGATAAACAGATTTTGGATATACCAATCTATAGTTCAAATGGACAAACAACTAGATTTACAGGAGCTTTAG
- a CDS encoding M3 family oligoendopeptidase, with protein sequence MNNEAYLENWNLDSIFEGGSDSPVLIKLIGQTKIEIKEVVRKVDALQVSKEPLGEKMLGSLLEDMGKIQTALSQMTSFAACLLAEHPDNKKVVFLQGQTSVVNNEYIAVLQRFQKLLSQLDQKLWTNLLETESLKEYRFILNEWRQKADSKLSNEAEKLISDLMYDGYHGWNDLYRSILNNLKVSIDMNGTKKELSVGQANNLRSHVDQQVREEAFKALEQLWTAQEDIMARILNHITGFRIQVDQKRGTLNCLEQPLKDNRMKEETLQTMWQVVTRHKQSFANYLNHKAKLSGNKEMPSYDFWAPFKASKTSIRYPEAVDFILQQFQQFGPELENFARTAFEKGWVEAESRPGKSAIAICAGFPLTGESRVFLTYEGTMTNLLTLTHELGHAFHNHAMKPVNPLNRKYGMTTAETASTFAEMIVLDAAIDQTENTEEKLFLLDEKIKRSAMNFMNLHARFLFEERLYEERKNGMVAAERLNEMMRDALAEGYGGSMSHLPIHTWISTPHFYITSSPFYNFPYTFGYLFSVSIYAKAKEEGKGFEQSYLSLLRDSGSMTVEELAMKHLGEDITQESFWEKGMALCVKDVEEFIRLSSVDLVNQIN encoded by the coding sequence TTGAATAACGAAGCTTATTTAGAAAATTGGAATTTAGACAGCATATTTGAAGGTGGCTCCGATTCCCCTGTACTTATTAAATTAATCGGACAGACGAAAATCGAAATAAAAGAGGTTGTTCGTAAGGTAGATGCCCTTCAAGTATCAAAAGAACCGCTAGGTGAGAAAATGCTAGGTAGCCTTTTAGAGGATATGGGAAAAATTCAAACAGCACTGTCACAAATGACGTCATTTGCTGCCTGTTTGCTCGCGGAGCACCCCGATAACAAAAAAGTGGTCTTCCTCCAAGGGCAGACTTCGGTTGTGAACAACGAATACATAGCTGTTCTGCAGCGTTTCCAGAAATTACTTTCACAACTAGATCAAAAGCTTTGGACTAACCTGCTGGAAACAGAAAGCTTAAAGGAGTATCGTTTTATCTTAAATGAGTGGCGACAAAAAGCCGATTCAAAACTATCCAATGAAGCTGAAAAGCTGATTTCTGATTTGATGTATGATGGGTACCATGGGTGGAACGATTTGTATCGTTCTATCCTGAATAATCTCAAAGTATCCATAGATATGAACGGAACCAAGAAGGAACTTTCTGTTGGCCAAGCCAATAATTTGCGTTCCCATGTAGACCAACAGGTGCGTGAAGAAGCTTTCAAGGCGTTGGAACAGTTGTGGACAGCGCAGGAAGACATCATGGCAAGGATATTAAATCATATAACCGGATTCCGGATACAGGTAGATCAAAAGCGAGGAACCTTAAACTGCTTGGAACAACCGCTAAAAGACAACCGAATGAAAGAAGAAACATTACAGACGATGTGGCAAGTTGTCACGAGACACAAGCAATCGTTTGCTAATTACTTAAACCACAAAGCGAAATTGTCCGGGAATAAAGAAATGCCCTCTTATGATTTCTGGGCACCGTTTAAGGCAAGTAAAACATCAATCCGTTATCCCGAAGCTGTTGATTTTATTCTGCAACAGTTTCAGCAATTTGGACCCGAATTGGAGAACTTTGCCCGTACGGCATTCGAAAAGGGATGGGTCGAAGCTGAAAGCAGACCTGGGAAATCGGCTATTGCTATTTGTGCCGGTTTTCCTCTTACGGGTGAATCGAGAGTCTTTTTAACCTATGAAGGGACCATGACAAATCTTTTGACGCTGACGCACGAACTAGGACACGCCTTTCATAACCATGCCATGAAACCAGTAAATCCACTTAACCGGAAATATGGCATGACAACAGCTGAAACGGCTTCTACTTTTGCTGAAATGATCGTATTGGATGCAGCAATTGATCAGACAGAAAACACAGAAGAGAAACTCTTTCTTTTGGACGAAAAAATCAAGCGCAGTGCCATGAACTTTATGAATCTTCATGCTCGATTTCTCTTTGAAGAAAGACTATATGAGGAGCGAAAAAATGGGATGGTAGCTGCAGAACGTTTAAATGAAATGATGCGTGATGCCTTGGCCGAAGGATATGGCGGTTCCATGAGCCATCTGCCTATCCATACCTGGATTTCAACACCGCATTTCTATATTACCTCTTCTCCGTTCTATAACTTTCCGTATACATTTGGCTATCTGTTTTCAGTCAGTATTTATGCCAAAGCGAAAGAAGAAGGAAAAGGATTTGAACAGAGCTATTTGTCACTGCTTCGAGATAGCGGAAGTATGACAGTTGAAGAATTGGCGATGAAACATCTAGGAGAAGATATTACACAAGAGAGTTTTTGGGAAAAAGGAATGGCGCTTTGCGTCAAAGATGTAGAAGAATTCATTAGACTTTCTTCGGTTGATCTAGTCAATCAAATCAATTAA
- a CDS encoding AAA family ATPase: MNNTSLFIETNEYKRFAEFCDACIKYRYMGVCYGLPGVGKTLSSRYYAHWDYLEKQISYRHSDSIGIHADEKIFDCHTLFYTAPAVSASRMTREIGLIDSKLNMVKSVYQSMVTEEEPQFTVNSFEDIDLLIVDEIDRLKLQNLEQLRDIYDQNDIAIIFIGMPGIEKRLSRYPQLYSRIGFAHEFDRLSKDETHHLLTYKWQELGLPIKLEDFSDYEALASIIKITNGNFRLIQRLFSQIERILKINQLTSITTEVVEAARDSLVIGIK; the protein is encoded by the coding sequence ATGAATAATACATCGCTATTTATCGAAACGAATGAATATAAGCGCTTTGCTGAATTCTGTGATGCCTGTATCAAATATCGCTACATGGGCGTTTGTTATGGTTTACCTGGGGTGGGAAAGACCCTCTCTTCTCGCTATTATGCGCATTGGGATTATTTAGAGAAGCAAATCAGCTATCGGCACAGCGATTCCATTGGCATCCATGCAGATGAAAAAATTTTCGATTGCCATACGCTTTTTTATACTGCACCTGCAGTCAGTGCTTCTAGAATGACAAGGGAGATTGGTTTAATAGATAGCAAATTAAATATGGTGAAGTCTGTCTATCAATCTATGGTTACTGAAGAAGAGCCACAATTTACGGTCAATTCATTTGAGGACATTGACTTACTTATAGTAGATGAAATCGATCGTTTAAAATTGCAAAACTTAGAACAACTTCGGGATATTTACGATCAAAACGACATAGCGATCATATTTATCGGCATGCCAGGCATCGAAAAACGATTGTCCCGTTATCCTCAACTGTACTCCAGAATTGGATTCGCTCATGAATTTGACCGATTAAGTAAAGATGAAACACACCATTTGTTGACCTATAAATGGCAAGAACTCGGCTTACCTATTAAGCTGGAGGACTTCTCAGATTATGAAGCCTTAGCCAGTATAATCAAAATTACAAACGGGAATTTCCGTCTTATTCAACGGCTATTTTCACAAATTGAAAGAATCCTTAAAATTAATCAACTTACTTCAATTACAACAGAAGTAGTCGAAGCTGCGCGTGACAGCCTGGTTATCGGTATTAAATAA